The following proteins are co-located in the Deinococcus metallilatus genome:
- a CDS encoding VOC family protein, with the protein MLRIGSLVWGVRDLPRAIAFWTQALNYRLRDEPDDDWAVLVPREGHGVQLALKLVTSPQAKRHHLDLYAGDQAAEVERLLGLGAQRVDWRYGPDADYVVLADPDGNRFCVIQKGE; encoded by the coding sequence ATGCTGCGAATCGGCTCTCTCGTCTGGGGCGTGCGGGACCTTCCCCGCGCCATCGCCTTCTGGACGCAGGCCCTGAACTACCGACTGCGCGACGAACCGGATGACGACTGGGCGGTGCTGGTTCCACGGGAGGGCCACGGCGTGCAACTGGCCCTGAAGCTCGTTACGTCGCCGCAGGCGAAGCGGCATCACCTCGACCTGTACGCCGGGGATCAGGCGGCAGAGGTGGAGCGGCTGCTGGGGCTGGGCGCTCAGCGGGTGGACTGGCGCTACGGGCCGGACGCGGATTATGTCGTGCTGGCCGACCCGGACGGCAACCGGTTCTGCGTGATTCAGAAGGGCGAATAG
- the nspC gene encoding carboxynorspermidine decarboxylase: MTVSDLKLPAVTPTDSIDWKAIPSPAFVLDESRLRRNLALISHVQRESGAQIIVAFKGFAMWKTFPLLREYGITGATASSLNEALLAKEEMRGEVHVYAPAYSEAEFPLILDLADHLVFNSFSQWERFRPQVEAARAAGKELHVGLRVNPEYAEVETDLYNPAGPFSRLGVTRREFRPELLDGIDGLHFHTLCEKDSDTLERTLEVVERNFGEFLPHMKWVNFGGGHLMTRQGYDLERLIRVVRAFREKWGVHVILEPGSAFGWQTGWLVSSVLDVVHNVKDIAVLDISVSAHMPDVLEMPYRPRILGARDPGEGQETHREAHDYYPYIIGGTTCLAGDVVGEYVFDHPLNIGDRVVFDDMIHYTMVKTTFFNGVKHPDIGILHMDGTYERVKTFGYGEFKAKLS; the protein is encoded by the coding sequence ATGACCGTCTCTGACCTGAAGCTCCCTGCCGTGACCCCCACGGACTCGATTGACTGGAAGGCCATTCCCAGCCCGGCCTTTGTCCTCGACGAGTCGAGACTCCGCCGTAACCTCGCCCTGATTTCCCACGTGCAGCGCGAGAGCGGCGCGCAGATCATCGTGGCCTTCAAGGGCTTCGCGATGTGGAAGACCTTTCCTCTCCTGCGCGAGTACGGCATCACCGGGGCGACCGCCAGCAGCCTGAACGAGGCCCTTCTGGCGAAGGAGGAGATGCGGGGCGAGGTTCACGTCTACGCGCCCGCCTACAGCGAGGCGGAGTTTCCCCTGATCCTCGACCTGGCCGACCACCTCGTCTTCAACTCCTTTTCGCAGTGGGAACGCTTCAGGCCGCAGGTGGAGGCCGCCCGCGCCGCCGGAAAGGAACTGCATGTCGGCCTGCGCGTGAACCCCGAATACGCCGAGGTCGAGACGGACCTCTACAACCCCGCCGGGCCGTTCTCGCGCCTGGGCGTGACGCGCCGCGAGTTCCGCCCGGAACTGCTCGACGGCATCGACGGCCTGCACTTCCACACCCTCTGCGAAAAGGACAGCGACACGCTGGAACGCACGCTGGAAGTGGTGGAGCGTAACTTTGGGGAATTCCTGCCTCACATGAAGTGGGTCAACTTCGGCGGCGGCCACCTGATGACCCGCCAGGGCTACGACCTGGAGCGCCTGATCCGGGTGGTGCGGGCCTTCCGCGAGAAGTGGGGCGTCCACGTGATCCTCGAACCCGGCAGCGCCTTCGGCTGGCAGACCGGCTGGCTGGTGAGCAGCGTGCTGGACGTGGTCCACAACGTCAAGGACATCGCCGTTCTGGATATCTCCGTCAGCGCCCACATGCCCGACGTGCTGGAGATGCCCTACCGCCCGCGCATCCTGGGTGCCCGTGACCCAGGCGAGGGGCAGGAAACGCACCGCGAGGCCCACGACTACTACCCCTACATCATCGGCGGGACCACCTGCCTCGCGGGAGACGTGGTGGGCGAGTACGTCTTCGACCACCCGCTGAACATTGGGGACCGGGTGGTCTTCGACGACATGATCCATTACACGATGGTCAAAACGACCTTCTTCAACGGCGTGAAGCACCCTGATATCGGCATCCTGCATATGGACGGCACGTATGAGCGGGTGAAGACCTTCGGGTACGGGGAGTTCAAGGCGAAGCTGAGTTGA